GATTTTGGGTACAGAAGAAAGAAACAGCTGCGGGGTCGAGAGGTAGGGGACGATGAGGGGATCAGATCCAACGGCTTGACGGGAAGGGATTGGACGCACGGGGTGTGACTGGCCCAAATTTGGGCCAACGCGCCGGCGCCTAGCGTTGCCCTTTAAAAATTGTTCATaacattcaaaaaatgttgataGAAATAAATAAATGTTCATCGACGAGGTCCTTTTTGCTCCAATCGTCATCAATTTTGCTACGAGCGGCGAGTTCTTTTGCTACCACCATTTTTTCTTCATTGTTCGTGAGAAATTGACGAGGTCTTTTTGCTGCAATCGTCATCAATTTCTGCTACGACAGACGCGATTTTTTGCTAAAACCATCTTTTTCTTCATCCTTAGTGAGAAATTGGGGGAAAAACTGCAACTGTCCATGGGATGGGGGCTTCGATGTCGCCGGCGAGGATGTGAGCAGAGACTAGCTGAGCAGGCCTGGCGGGGTGCTGCGACGCCTGGGGCGGACAGGGGAGGTACGCTGCGCGTCGTTGTGATTTTTGGGTACAGAAGAAAGAAATAGCTGCAGGGTCGAGAGGTAGGGGACGATGAGGGGATCAGATCCAACGGCTTGACGGGAAGGGATCGGACGCGCGGGAtgtgaccggcccaaatttggttcaaaaaatgttcatagaaataaataaatgttcatcaaattggaaatttgttcatctttttttcaaaaaagttcatcaaattcaaaatttgttcattgattttttaaatgttcattgaattcaaaatttgttcagccAATTTTCAGAAAACAATGTTCTTGAATGCAGTTTTTGTTCATcaagttaaaaaatgttcatagaaTTGAATTAGTGGACATTTGTTTTTGGAAgtttacaaacattttttgaattcacaaacattgtATCAATAcgcgaacatttttttcaaaatcatgaaaaaATATATTAAAACGATGAACATGTTATGATTTCTGGAACATTTTCCCAAAATTGATTTTGAACCTTTTTGATATTGAGAATTGttttaaagaagaaaaaacataaaaaaaagaaaaatacggAGTAAAAAAACTGGGGCGCCCAACCCCCCTTATGGACCGGCCCATGAGGGGAACGCGCGAAATAGGAGCTCCCGGCCGGCACGGCCCGGTGCTGGCCTAGGTCTGGTCTCCTCTTATATGTCCGTCACCCTATAGCCGCCGATGGAGCAGAAGAAGAAACCCTAATCCCCAAATCAAATCCCGTCCCCTCTCGATCTATGGTTCGTCCCCTCTTCgcccggcggcggccgccgccggagCACGCCGGCATATATCCTAACTGGGTCCTCCTCGACACCGTAGTGCGCGGGGCAAACTACGACTGGGAGAAAATGTCAATGGCTGAGTGTTCTGCTTCCTTGGCTACCACAGCCAGAACATTCGTGGATGTCAGAAGTGAGGCGGAGTCGAAGGAAGAAGTGGTGGTGGAGTTGGAGGTTTCCTTCTTATTCGTCAGCCCACCGGATGTATCTGGCTTCGTCGTCCATGTTGGGGATTACGGGTTGTCGTATGGTGCCTCCGTCGTTAGCACCGATGGCAACGCTGTTCTGCTAGCCATTACCATGGCAATGTTCAACTTGCAGCGCTATCTCGTCTACAGGGTTGACCGAGGGAATCCGTCACTTGAGGTGCTTCCAGACCGACCTATGCTGAAATTCCATCCAACCAAAGTGGTTGGCATCCTCAGCCATGGCAAGGGATACGTTGTGGCTGCCTTGACGCGCAAGCTCAAAATTGACTATCTTGCTTATGAGCTCTTTCTCTACACATCCCAGACCAAGGCATGGAGCAGCAAGGTGATACCACTTGAGTGTACCAGGGACGCTGACCTGATTCACGTCCTTAACCACCATACCACCAAGGTAATCACAGTTGGAGTGGATTCATTGGGGTGGGTTGACCTTTGGCGTGGTATACTTTTCTGCAATGTGCTTGATGAGAATCCAGTGGTCCGCTTCTTGAGCTTTCCTTGCCCCATGCCGTCTAATGCATGTAACTTGGGAACATCATGTCCTAGGCCGTTTAGGGATGTGATCTGCATTGGCAACACATTGAAGTTTGTTGAGGTGGAGTATAACCAAGGTGAAGATGATACTGACTATGGTTCGAATACTGACCATGGTTGGAAGGCGACAACTCAGAAGAGGAATCTCGGGTCAGAGTGGACTGAATGCTTTAGTGTAGATACTAGTGACATCCTTTTAACCGATGAAAGTTGGGATTTGTTGTCACACAGGCTGCGGGATGATGATGCACGCCAACTTTCCCTGAGTAAGTTGGAGTGTTTAGCTCCTACCCTTGGCATGGATGATGACTATCTTTACATGATGACCCGGCCACTTGGAAGCAATGAGAAGCCATTGGGTCTGTTTGCTTCTCTTGACATTAAAAATAAGGACATGAGGCTTGTGTCTTTTTCTACGGAAAGGATGTCATATATTGATCCCAACTACCGGCCATGTACTGTTTCACATTACTTCAACAACACCTCTGGTAATTATGTTTTGTTTTTATCACCTTTGCGCAGTGACACATTTCTTTAGTTTAATTCGTTCTCCATATCCAAAAAGTTGCAGGGAAGCCTCTCAAAAGTAAGAACGAGAAAGCTGCACCGAGGTTTATTATTGGTGAAAATCTCAGGTAATTCCATATGGCTAGGTTGGAGAGCAGCTCAGTTGAATAAATTTATTTCAGTTAGCAATATCATCTCACAGATCTGAACAGTCAATTGTTCTGTTTGTTCTGTTTATACTGCAGGTGGATTGGTTTGGTTAAATTAGCAGTGCTCAGCAACATCCTTGTTTCCATTCAAAGGCTCACGTCATTAGGTATTTGCTAAGCCTACTTTTGGAGATACTATTATATCACAGCTTTGATTTTTTACTACACTTATTTTTTCAGTTTCGTAATCGCTATGTTCTTGTGTAGTCTGACATACCGCCTAAAAAGCACGGACACGGGGACGGAAAGACGGGGATACACATACGGGGATACGGGATACGGCATTTTTCAGAAACAGCCATTCGGGGATATGGCGagtatatataaaataaaataaaaatatgccATGTAATATAGAGTTAAGACAGAAAATTAATGAGAAAGAAATCAAAATAGAGAATCCTGCCCCATTTGGTGTCTCTTTTTATCAAGTCCTTGATTGATCCTCGTCCCCCCATGCCATGCAACCTAACATCAAGCAGTACAAGGAGCAAGTATTCATCAATCATCATTCAAGTTCAACAGCAGAACAAGCATTCAACTAGCAACTAGCAAACATGACATGGGTAGCAACAGGCAACAGCAAGTCAGCAGCAGCGGCAGCATGCCGGCAGCACAAGCATTGAAATAGCAGCATGATTACTACAATCATTCAAAGAGCAGCAAGCACACCATCCATTAGTTCAATGGAAGGAATCAAAATAAAAGAGATGAAGAAGTTGAGGAGAGGCTGCTGGGTTTGGAGATTGGGGAGGGTTACCTGCCGTTGGGAGGAGAGGCT
Above is a window of Triticum aestivum cultivar Chinese Spring chromosome 6B, IWGSC CS RefSeq v2.1, whole genome shotgun sequence DNA encoding:
- the LOC123136908 gene encoding uncharacterized protein isoform X1, translating into MVRPLFARRRPPPEHAGIYPNWVLLDTVVRGANYDWEKMSMAECSASLATTARTFVDVRSEAESKEEVVVELEVSFLFVSPPDVSGFVVHVGDYGLSYGASVVSTDGNAVLLAITMAMFNLQRYLVYRVDRGNPSLEVLPDRPMLKFHPTKVVGILSHGKGYVVAALTRKLKIDYLAYELFLYTSQTKAWSSKVIPLECTRDADLIHVLNHHTTKVITVGVDSLGWVDLWRGILFCNVLDENPVVRFLSFPCPMPSNACNLGTSCPRPFRDVICIGNTLKFVEVEYNQGEDDTDYGSNTDHGWKATTQKRNLGSEWTECFSVDTSDILLTDESWDLLSHRLRDDDARQLSLSKLECLAPTLGMDDDYLYMMTRPLGSNEKPLGLFASLDIKNKDMRLVSFSTERMSYIDPNYRPCTVSHYFNNTSVAGKPLKSKNEKAAPRFIIGENLRWIGLVKLAVLSNILVSIQRLTSLDAMLMKPERPDETQLDQTRLTNCSASVEMLGQMAHGISSYTDHLPATSIQYHVNALKEGFSILGGKTFPFIDNDEYASFVDITHFKILDVVKVARSSLVKELLPKRLDDPHYSLRSVERTLMYGELPLTPYLRRLDLSEGCA
- the LOC123136908 gene encoding uncharacterized protein isoform X3, coding for MVRPLFARRRPPPEHAGIYPNWVLLDTVVRGANYDWEKMSMAECSASLATTARTFVDVRSEAESKEEVVVELEVSFLFVSPPDVSGFVVHVGDYGLSYGASVVSTDGNAVLLAITMAMFNLQRYLVYRVDRGNPSLEVLPDRPMLKFHPTKVVGILSHGKGYVVAALTRKLKIDYLAYELFLYTSQTKAWSSKVIPLECTRDADLIHVLNHHTTKVITVGVDSLGWVDLWRGILFCNVLDENPVVRFLSFPCPMPSNACNLGTSCPRPFRDVICIGNTLKFVEVEYNQGEDDTDYGSNTDHGWKATTQKRNLGSEWTECFSVDTSDILLTDESWDLLSHRLRDDDARQLSLSKLECLAPTLGMDDDYLYMMTRPLGSNEKPLGLFASLDIKNKDMRLVSFSTERMSYIDPNYRPCTVSHYFNNTSGKPLKSKNEKAAPRFIIGENLRWIGLVKLAVLSNILVSIQRLTSLDAMLMKPERPDETQLDQTRLTNCSASVEMLGQMAHGISSYTDHLPATSIQYHVNALKEGFSILGGKTFPFIDNDEYASFVDITHFKILDVVKVARSSLVKELLPKRLDDPHYSLRSVERTLMYGELPLTPYLRRLDLSEGCA
- the LOC123136908 gene encoding uncharacterized protein isoform X2, whose product is MVRPLFARRRPPPEHAGIYPNWVLLDTVVRGANYDWEKMSMAECSASLATTARTFVDVRSEAESKEEVVVELEVSFLFVSPPDVSGFVVHVGDYGLSYGASVVSTDGNAVLLAITMAMFNLQRYLVYRVDRGNPSLEVLPDRPMLKFHPTKVVGILSHGKGYVVAALTRKLKIDYLAYELFLYTSQTKAWSSKVIPLECTRDADLIHVLNHHTTKVITVGVDSLGWVDLWRGILFCNVLDENPVVRFLSFPCPMPSNACNLGTSCPRPFRDVICIGNTLKFVEVEYNQGEDDTDYGSNTDHGWKATTQKRNLGSEWTECFSVDTSDILLTDESWDLLSHRLRDDDARQLSLSKLECLAPTLGMDDDYLYMMTRPLGSNEKPLGLFASLDIKNKDMRLVSFSTERMSYIDPNYRPCTVSHYFNNTSVAGKPLKSKNEKAAPRFIIGENLRWIGLVKLAVLSNILVSIQRLTSLDAMLMKPERPDETQLDQTRLTNCSASVEMLGQMAHGISSYTDHLPATSIQYHVNALKEGFSILGGKTFPFIDNDEYASFVDITHFKILDVVKVARSLVKELLPKRLDDPHYSLRSVERTLMYGELPLTPYLRRLDLSEGCA